The Candidatus Binataceae bacterium genome has a segment encoding these proteins:
- a CDS encoding GNAT family N-acetyltransferase, whose product MSESKPGTEITGTETIVAAAAPLNEKAFYLEEFYGKSLLFALIQPDPARLRDLDSLISALRVLVRNQTRCIVIASEAMLPRLRRRMGQLASRYAPPVFDPAHGLRSRPYPPDSTVAQIWQSLRAGGAVVGAARSADPEDLTVFAQELASRLRVFKLLLLDPIGGLTDKSGHRVSFVQARRINTLIRQQRLKIRRTILRAAKRALEDGVGSIGLTAPRAVYDELFSYSGTGTLLTQAAYGSVKPLSIDDFEEAEALIQRGQSEGALLARSAEQIARILPSCFGYRVGDENLAGICSLLTEPYHRERAGEITALYTLTRYQGEGVGAELVREVLKEARARKLRYVFACTSEEHAARFFKRLRFRKVTPTHVPAGKWRDYSRPRLARLSIFRFELAGPPSAR is encoded by the coding sequence TTGAGCGAAAGCAAACCCGGCACTGAGATAACGGGCACCGAGACGATCGTGGCCGCAGCCGCGCCACTTAACGAAAAGGCCTTTTATCTCGAAGAGTTTTACGGCAAAAGCTTGCTTTTTGCGCTGATTCAGCCCGATCCGGCTCGCTTGCGCGATCTGGATTCGCTGATCAGCGCGCTACGCGTGCTGGTACGCAACCAGACCCGCTGTATCGTGATCGCCAGCGAGGCGATGCTGCCGCGGCTGCGCCGGCGGATGGGTCAATTGGCCTCGCGCTATGCACCCCCGGTGTTCGATCCCGCCCACGGCTTGCGCTCGCGTCCCTATCCTCCCGACTCTACCGTGGCGCAAATCTGGCAGAGTCTGCGCGCCGGCGGGGCCGTGGTGGGCGCCGCGCGCAGCGCCGACCCCGAAGATCTAACGGTATTCGCCCAGGAACTGGCCAGCCGGTTGCGGGTCTTCAAGCTGCTGCTGCTCGATCCGATCGGCGGCCTGACCGACAAAAGCGGCCATCGGGTGTCCTTCGTCCAGGCCCGGCGCATCAACACGCTGATCCGCCAACAGCGACTGAAAATTCGCCGCACCATCTTGCGCGCGGCCAAACGCGCGCTGGAGGACGGCGTCGGCTCGATCGGCCTGACCGCGCCGCGTGCCGTGTACGACGAGCTGTTCAGCTATTCGGGCACCGGGACCTTGCTGACCCAGGCCGCCTATGGCTCGGTCAAACCGCTTTCGATCGACGATTTCGAGGAGGCCGAGGCGCTCATCCAACGCGGCCAGAGCGAAGGCGCGCTGCTGGCGCGCAGCGCCGAGCAAATCGCCCGCATCCTGCCCTCCTGCTTCGGCTACCGGGTGGGCGACGAAAATTTGGCGGGGATCTGCTCGCTGCTGACCGAACCTTACCATCGCGAGCGCGCGGGCGAGATTACCGCGCTCTATACCCTGACCCGCTATCAGGGCGAGGGAGTGGGGGCCGAATTGGTCCGCGAAGTCTTGAAGGAAGCGCGGGCACGCAAGCTGCGCTATGTCTTCGCTTGCACCAGCGAGGAGCATGCCGCTCGCTTCTTCAAGCGCCTGCGCTTTCGCAAGGTCACGCCCACTCACGTGCCGGCAGGTAAATGGCGTGACTACAGCCGGCCTCGTCTGGCGCGCCTGTCGATCTTCCGCTTCGAGCTTGCCGGTCCGCCATCCGCTCGCTGA
- a CDS encoding Rrf2 family transcriptional regulator: protein MSVMQIPRKIEYALRAMIHLADVGTGVANGNEIARQEHIPKYFLEKVIRDLMRNRLVRSQRGPGGGYQLGRPAETISFKDIIEAVEGPINLNVCLEDTATCSLQPACRMFRVWEQGQHALLEVFAQTNLQQIATTKLPPALMNQVAPLSSSSANFKA, encoded by the coding sequence ATGAGCGTGATGCAAATTCCGCGCAAAATTGAATACGCGCTTCGCGCGATGATCCATCTGGCCGACGTAGGCACGGGGGTGGCCAACGGCAACGAGATTGCGCGGCAGGAGCATATCCCCAAGTATTTTCTCGAAAAGGTTATCCGGGACCTGATGCGCAACCGCCTGGTCCGCTCCCAGCGCGGCCCCGGCGGCGGTTATCAATTGGGCCGTCCGGCCGAGACCATCTCCTTCAAGGACATCATCGAGGCGGTGGAAGGGCCGATCAATCTCAACGTCTGCCTGGAGGACACCGCGACCTGCAGCCTGCAGCCCGCCTGCCGCATGTTCCGGGTCTGGGAACAGGGCCAACACGCGCTGCTGGAAGTGTTCGCGCAAACCAACCTTCAGCAGATTGCCACCACCAAGCTGCCGCCGGCCCTGATGAACCAGGTAGCGCCGCTGTCCTCTTCCTCGGCCAACTTCAAGGCCTAA
- a CDS encoding riboflavin synthase: MFSGIVEDLGVVKALRPLDQGLRVTIRSRLPLARVRIGDSIAVNGVCLTVVAKDVATIAMDISAESLRRTTLGTLRVGERVNLERSLTMASLLNGHLVSGHVDGLGRVVSIVPEGASRLFTFEVAPAQARYLVEKGSVALDGVSLTVFALRGQCFSCALIPHTLAVTTLGQKRVGTRVNVESDLIAKYLERLVAPAPRRSAARKPSIAQAWPTASAGVQP, encoded by the coding sequence GTGTTCAGCGGTATCGTCGAAGATTTAGGCGTGGTTAAGGCTCTGAGGCCGCTGGACCAGGGATTGCGGGTGACCATCCGCAGCCGGCTGCCGCTGGCGCGGGTGCGTATCGGTGATTCGATCGCAGTTAACGGCGTCTGTCTGACCGTTGTGGCCAAGGACGTGGCGACGATTGCCATGGATATCTCGGCCGAGAGTTTGCGTCGTACCACTTTAGGAACGTTGAGGGTTGGCGAGCGAGTCAATCTGGAGCGCAGTTTGACCATGGCCAGCCTGCTTAATGGCCATCTGGTCAGCGGCCACGTCGACGGGCTGGGGCGCGTGGTTTCGATCGTGCCCGAGGGCGCCTCGCGTTTGTTCACCTTTGAGGTTGCGCCGGCACAGGCGCGCTACCTGGTCGAAAAAGGCTCGGTCGCGTTGGACGGCGTCAGTCTGACCGTCTTCGCCCTGCGCGGGCAATGTTTCAGTTGCGCCTTAATTCCCCATACCCTGGCAGTGACTACGCTGGGGCAAAAACGCGTCGGCACGCGGGTCAATGTGGAAAGCGACCTAATCGCCAAGTATCTTGAACGCTTGGTGGCCCCAGCGCCGCGGCGTTCCGCCGCGCGCAAACCGTCCATCGCGCAGGCTTGGCCCACGGCCAGCGCCGGAGTTCAGCCATGA
- a CDS encoding ParB/RepB/Spo0J family partition protein encodes MTRRPLGRGLGALIEDSLEGVVAPGAAGGYRKVSVDSIAPSLFQPRRQFDPERMAQLAEAIAAQGVIEPLIVRPIQNGNGAEHYELVAGERRLRAARQAGLAEVPVVVRELDNKGALEVALVENLAREDLNAVEEARGLQRLAREFSLSHEQIAQRIGKSRPYVSNAMRLLELPEAILAQIEHGELSVGQARPLLGLASPGEQLAAARQIAAHKLSARGAEQIAAARRKPSAATVNVSKAADPHMQALIETLQRALKRKVRVDRQGKGPGRLEIEFYNDEDLTALAATLTNQHLGGASWPQP; translated from the coding sequence ATGACGCGCAGACCACTGGGACGGGGCTTGGGCGCGCTGATCGAGGATTCGCTGGAAGGAGTTGTCGCGCCTGGCGCCGCCGGCGGATATCGCAAAGTATCGGTAGATTCGATCGCGCCCTCGCTCTTTCAGCCGCGACGCCAGTTCGATCCCGAGCGGATGGCGCAACTGGCCGAGGCGATTGCGGCACAGGGGGTTATCGAGCCGCTGATCGTGCGGCCAATTCAAAACGGCAACGGGGCCGAGCATTACGAGTTGGTAGCGGGCGAGCGGCGGCTGCGGGCGGCGCGTCAAGCCGGTTTGGCCGAGGTTCCGGTTGTGGTGCGCGAGCTCGATAACAAAGGGGCGTTGGAAGTCGCCCTGGTGGAGAATCTGGCCCGCGAAGATTTGAACGCGGTCGAGGAAGCGCGCGGTTTGCAGCGCTTGGCGCGGGAATTTTCGCTCAGCCACGAACAGATCGCCCAACGGATCGGCAAGAGCCGACCATACGTGAGCAACGCGATGCGGCTGCTTGAGCTGCCCGAGGCGATCCTGGCGCAGATCGAGCACGGCGAACTGAGTGTCGGCCAGGCACGCCCGCTGCTGGGTCTGGCATCGCCCGGCGAACAGCTTGCGGCGGCACGGCAGATCGCGGCGCACAAGCTTTCGGCGCGCGGGGCCGAGCAAATCGCCGCCGCCCGGCGCAAGCCGTCGGCCGCGACCGTCAACGTATCCAAGGCCGCCGATCCACATATGCAGGCCTTGATCGAGACCCTCCAGCGCGCGCTCAAGCGCAAGGTACGTGTGGATCGTCAGGGTAAGGGGCCGGGCCGGCTGGAAATTGAATTTTACAACGATGAGGATTTGACCGCGCTGGCCGCGACGCTCACCAACCAGCATCTGGGCGGCGCCTCCTGGCCCCAGCCCTGA
- a CDS encoding HAD family hydrolase, producing the protein MESNTKALLFDFGNTLAFVDYHALAQALADECPGVSALALERAEYVGRRALDEVLLADNTLSLEQAYLLYFHRWMEAAGVASSRLQWCQERFTQLNQVETMWRVVRPGTREALADFRRQGFKLGVISNAGGTIARDAERYGLAEFFDVIIDSHVVGVSKPDPRIFHLALDHLGVRANEALFAGDMYSIDVLGARAAGIDGVLIDALGHYLWIEHTRIRGVHELQP; encoded by the coding sequence GTGGAGAGCAACACCAAGGCGCTTCTGTTCGATTTCGGCAATACCTTGGCTTTTGTCGATTACCACGCCCTTGCGCAGGCCCTGGCCGACGAATGCCCCGGGGTGAGCGCGTTGGCCCTGGAGCGGGCCGAGTACGTCGGCCGACGGGCTCTTGATGAAGTCCTGCTGGCGGATAACACGCTCAGTCTGGAGCAAGCCTACCTGCTTTATTTCCACCGCTGGATGGAAGCCGCCGGGGTGGCGTCCAGTCGCCTCCAATGGTGCCAAGAGCGTTTCACCCAGTTGAACCAGGTCGAGACGATGTGGCGCGTGGTTCGGCCGGGAACCCGCGAGGCGCTGGCCGACTTTCGCCGCCAGGGCTTCAAGCTGGGGGTGATTTCCAACGCCGGCGGCACCATCGCGCGCGACGCTGAGCGCTACGGTCTGGCCGAGTTCTTCGACGTCATCATCGACTCTCACGTGGTGGGAGTCTCCAAACCCGATCCTCGGATCTTCCACCTTGCGCTAGACCATCTCGGCGTGCGTGCGAATGAGGCGCTATTTGCCGGCGACATGTATTCGATCGACGTGCTGGGTGCCCGTGCCGCCGGAATCGACGGCGTGCTGATTGACGCTCTCGGCCATTATTTGTG